The Bradyrhizobium sp. LLZ17 genomic sequence GGCGGATTCATAACGCAGCTCTCCGTTAAGTCGGATGCTGCTTCCTCAGCCAAGATTCATAAGATCAGAGATCTGAAGACTTGCAACGAAATTGATTCACACTTCATGCGTCGAAAAACTCAAACCGCAGGGCGCGGACTCGCTATGGACGACCGTAGTGTCTGAAAGGATTGAGGAAACAATCCACAGTTCCGCGAAAATCCGTCAAACGAAAAAATTTTACACGATGCAGATCACATAGCCCCATACCGTAGTTTCCGCGCCCTCAATACTGGGGGAATTACGAGAATTGCAGGACAGTGCACTAAATCCATTCGCCACCGTCCCTGCTGGCTGCGCAACTCGGTCAACGCGTTGCGGACGCCGTCAATTGAGTGCACTGTCGCCGAAACCGTAACTTCGTAATCTTCCATGCCGAACTGATCGAAGTATCGGTTAGGAGCGAAGCTAGGCTTGCTGATCATCCCAGCTTCCCTTGATTGATCTTGTGCGCAACGTCGCCAACGGAGCTGCCAACGATGACGGCGGTCACGATTGGCCAAAAACCCGCCACTATGACAATAGCGCCCCAACGCGTGTCTTCGCCGGGCCGTCTGTAGCCATCGCTGATGCCGCCGAGGATCAACCAGATCAGGCAGCCAATTGCATATCGTTTGAACCATTTCACGGCGAAATACCTTCCAGCTATGGGCATTAGTGACCATGACATTGAGTATGGTTCATCGGCGGGACTAGGCTTGCTCATCTACGAAAGGCGCTGAATTCCGATGCATCGAATTCATCCGCGAGTCCCGGCTGATGCTGCGGCTCGTCCGTCCACGCTTAGCTAGCTTACCGCACCGGTCGCTTTCCCTCACGCACACGTGCCCTCACCCTCTGCCCCTCATCCCATTTTGCTGCTATTCATCGCCCCCGCCAGAAACCAAAAACCCTCCATCCGTTCAAGGGAGCAATAACCATGCGATATCTTCACACCATGCTGCGCGTACGCAATCTCGATGTCGCGCTGAAGTTTTATCAGGATGCGCTGGGGCTGAAGGAGGTGCGGCGGATCGAGAACGACAAGGGGCGTTTCACGCTGGCGTTCCTGTGCTCGTCCGACGACCTCGAGGCGCTGAAGAAGCAGCCGCAAACGCGCGGCGCGCCGCTGGTCGAGCTCACCTGGAATTGGGACGAGGAGAAGTATGGCGAGGACCGCTTCTTCGGCCATCTCGCCTATGAGGTCGACGACATCTACGCCACCTGCGAGAAGCTGATGAAGGCGGGCGTCACCATCAACCGGCCGCCGCGCGACGGCAACATGGCCTTCGTCCGCTCGCCCGACCTGCACTCGATCGAGCTGCTGCAGAAGGGCGAGCCGAAGCCGCCGCAGGAGCCGTGGTCGTCGATGCCCAACACCGGCCATTGGTAACGCCCTTCACGGGGAACAAGCTTCCCATCGCCGCGTTCTCTGTTCATGGAGCGAATGGAGGAGAACGCGATGGGACGCGGAATTTTGTTGTGGCTGTTAGGCGTGCCGATCCCGGTGATCATTCTGCTGTGGCTGTTCTTCGGCCGCTGATCGCCTGGTCAGACTTGCAATGAAAGCTCCGCCCCAGGCGGGGCTTTTTGCATGCAGCGGAGCCTTTGCGTGAGAGGCTCGCAGCAATCGCGAAATTCCGCTATCACCCGCGCGACGGGCTCGTAGCCCGGATGGAGCGAAGCGTCATCCGGGACAGACGCGCCTTGTGGCAACATCCCGGATTGCGCTTCGCTCCATCCGGGCTACGACAGAAAACGCGCGGAGGAATCTCATGCCTGAGACCAAGCTGACGATCTGGGGCCGCGCCAATTCGGTCAATGTGCAGAAGGTGCTGTGGTGCCTGACCGAGCTTGGCCTCGCCTATCAGCGCATCGATGCCGGCATGGCTTTCGGCAAGACCCGCGACGCCGGCTATCTCGCGATGAACCCCAACGCGCGGATCCCGACGCTGGTCGAGGGCGACTTCGTGCTGTGGGAATCCAATTCGATCATGCGCTATCTCTGCCTCGCGCATGGACGCGGCACGCCGATCTATCCGGAGGCGCCGAAGCTGCGCAGCTCGGTCGACCGCTGGCTCGACTGGACGCTCTCGACGGTGCAGCCGGTCGATCGTCCGGTGTTCTGGGGCATCGTGCGCACGCCGCCCGCCGAGCGCAACATGATCCAGGTGCAGCGGGATGCCGACGCGGCCGCCGAGGTCTGGGCGATCGCCGATCGCCTGCTGGCCACGCGCCGCTTCATGGAGGGCGAGCAGTTCACGCTCGCCGATATCGCGCTCGGCGCCTATGCGCGGCGCTGGCTTGGCGTCGAAGGCATCAGCCGACCTGCGCAGCCGCACCTGACGCGCTGGCTCGCCGAGCTCGCACCGCGGCCCGGATCTGCGCAGCACGTGGCCCCGCCGATGTCGTGAGCCGCTGACGCGGCTTAAGCTGCAGTGAGGTCGTGCTGAATCGCTTCACGCGCGCAAGCCTCACGCAGCACGGCCGGACTTGACGGCTACTGTGCATGGGGTTGTTTTCGACTTTTTTGTCTGGCTAGCGCCGCACCCCGGCATCGACGCTGGTTGAGCCGCCGATCTTGACGCAGGTCCCGGTCGCCTCGACCCAGCTGAAGCCCTGGCCATAGGACGCGCAGGCGTTCGCCCTGGCCGCTCCCGAGGCGCCCTTCAGCGGCAGCGTCTTGCTGGCCTGCGGTTGATCGGCCGGCGGAAGCCGCAACGTCTCGGCCGTGGCCGCAGAGGCGGCGGCGAAAGCGATCAGGCTGAGGACAATGGCGCGCATCCACGCCTTTTAGCCCGGACCGGCCGCACGCGCCATCCGGGCCGCGTGGGCGGGCGTCAGAGGAACCTGATGCCGGCCGACTTGCCGCGGCGCCAGATCACCTGGCAGCTTCGCCCGGTCCGCGCGTCCCGTGAGAACGCCATCCGGATCACGCCCGGAAGCTGGCTTGCGTCCTCATCCGTCGTGATCTTCGCGCCCGTGCTCGAGATGTCCTGCAACAGGCAATGCCGCGCCGCGAATCCGCCCTCCAGCGTGATCCAGGCATGCCGCGACAGCAGTTTGCGGGCCGCGCGCTTCTTGGGCTGTGGCATGGCTTAAAATCTCCCGCTCCAGCGCTATCTCAGGGAACCCTAAGAAACGGTTGAAATCGCGTTCCGAATGATGCCGGGGAAGCTAACCACCGCGGCGCAAAAGACCGGTCCCGAACGGCTTGCCGACCGGCCCAAAGGCCACTATACGTTCGCCCGCCGTGGCCGCCGGGCATGACTCGTGCGGCCGGCGGCCGTGCCGTGAAGAGCGGCGGGGCCTTGCGTTTGCTCCCTTCGTCTATCGGTTAGGACGCCACCCTTTCACGGTGGAGAGAGCGGTTCGATTCCGCTAGGGAGCGCCAACGATATCAGCCAGTTAGCGCCCTACTCCGCTGCCGTGTCCAACACATGGCCAATAAACGCGTATGGACTACTCGCAGACGGCGGGACCGTGGGCAGCGCAATAACCGGCAATTAATGGATATGGAACTATTTTACACGTAAGTTCTTTCGTTCTGAATGGCCGCCAGGAGGCTAACAGATGACGGATGCAGAGCTAACTCTTCAGGCTGTCAGTGACGCGCAGCGCATTCTCGAGGAGTACTTAGAACCGAGGCCCCGAAATAACGAGCGCATCATCTTGGACAGGCTGGTGGAAGTGCTCGAGCGGCCAGACCTTCTTGTCGCCGTTCATCGGATGCAGCGCGGCTCGTAGGATCCCCGTTGTCGGGCCCTTGCTGATCGGCTCGTGCTAATTTGAGCCAGTCCTCAGCAAGTTTGAGCCACAGCTCCGCATCGATCGAGCAACGGGCTTCGGCGGCCCTTTCTCTGCACACCTCAGCGAACTGGTAGAAGCGTAGTACATTTTCCGACATAGCAATCGACGCGAATACGCCCATCAACCCGCCTTTACCGTACTCGCCTCTCCTCGACACTGTCTGTCGATTACCTCACACACCGAACATTGGCCGCGCGATAATCTCGAAGTGTGCCAAATAGGCAACCCAGC encodes the following:
- a CDS encoding PilZ domain-containing protein: MPQPKKRAARKLLSRHAWITLEGGFAARHCLLQDISSTGAKITTDEDASQLPGVIRMAFSRDARTGRSCQVIWRRGKSAGIRFL
- a CDS encoding glutathione S-transferase family protein, with product MPETKLTIWGRANSVNVQKVLWCLTELGLAYQRIDAGMAFGKTRDAGYLAMNPNARIPTLVEGDFVLWESNSIMRYLCLAHGRGTPIYPEAPKLRSSVDRWLDWTLSTVQPVDRPVFWGIVRTPPAERNMIQVQRDADAAAEVWAIADRLLATRRFMEGEQFTLADIALGAYARRWLGVEGISRPAQPHLTRWLAELAPRPGSAQHVAPPMS
- a CDS encoding VOC family protein; this translates as MRYLHTMLRVRNLDVALKFYQDALGLKEVRRIENDKGRFTLAFLCSSDDLEALKKQPQTRGAPLVELTWNWDEEKYGEDRFFGHLAYEVDDIYATCEKLMKAGVTINRPPRDGNMAFVRSPDLHSIELLQKGEPKPPQEPWSSMPNTGHW